One genomic window of Aethina tumida isolate Nest 87 chromosome 3, icAetTumi1.1, whole genome shotgun sequence includes the following:
- the LOC109598289 gene encoding uncharacterized protein LOC109598289 isoform X2, with product MPTQSFVTSTIKNDIKCSLCHGYLSHFPVYITASENICGRCPHPEGSIRNSIYETLASTYKFPCMYDVNGCLHNDTPEKINEHEKFCSYRLIECPVLIDNEKCSWRDRPTEVLTHFEQCHPTYILQNAEFELSFSPNLNMYYLLPHFEDFFFVLVNVDKKVNICKMNIEYVGNNPKCLDYDIRIIFQTVNKSVEVTSTHKLGQSTFDIQHTKKQLNDPVAIICHIDMFKEKLEKITQKIDDKGEEFLQELECPVCFLYMVPPIMQCEKGHSMCKGCTDQLTQCPTCKAPIKLTQNFALEKISRIMTFPCKNDRCDFKGKSNVIKEHETSCIWGPLLCPFNNYGNCCWSDILENLYDHINKDHYENLLEMEQVVIPFTGEDFEDCFVLKFNLKLFMLHLEYEENVFKFAIQLLGQREECAKYKFNIDIIDFSQQNRRFYFSDICSKYTPKEQAFINENYYTVNYEQIRNMITDCFGFRLSICVI from the coding sequence ATGCCGACACAATCTTTCGTGACTTCGACAATAAAAAACGACATAAAATGTTCCCTGTGTCATGGATATTTATCTCATTTCCCAGTTTACATCACTGCTTCAGAGAATATTTGTGGAAGATGTCCACACCCCGAGGGATCTATCAGGAATTCTATTTATGAAACCCTAGCCAGTACTTACAAATTTCCTTGTATGTACGACGTGAATGGTTGTTTGCACAATGATACaccagaaaaaattaatgagcaTGAAAAATTTTGCTCATACAGATTGATTGAATGCcctgttttaattgataatgaaaaatgtaGCTGGAGAGATCGTCCTACAGAAGTTTTGACACATTTTGAACAATGTCACCCTACATATATTCTACAAAATGCAGAATTTGAATTAAGCTTCTCTCCTAACCTAAATATGTACTATTTGTTACCACACTTCGAAGACTTTTTCTTCGTGCTAGTCAATGTGGATAAGAAAGTGAACATATGTAAAATGAACATTGAATATGTGGGAAATAACCCCAAGTGCCTGGATTACGATATAAGAATAATCTTCCAAACAGTTAACAAATCTGTAGAAGTCACCTCCACACACAAACTAGGACAATCCACATTTGACATTCAACATACCAAAAAACAACTGAATGATCCAGTAGCAATCATTTGCCACATAGATATGTTTAAagagaaattagaaaaaataacacaaaagaTAGATGACAAGGGTGAAGAGTTCTTGCAAGAACTAGAATGTCCAGTGTGTTTCCTTTACATGGTTCCTCCAATTATGCAATGTGAAAAGGGGCACAGTATGTGTAAAGGTTGTACAGATCAATTGACCCAGTGTCCCACATGTAAAGCTCCTATCAAATTGACACAAAATTTTGCTCTGGAAAAGATATCACGTATTATGACCTTTCCTTGCAAAAACGATCGTTGCGATTTCAAAGGCAAATCTAATGTAATTAAGGAACATGAGACATCTTGCATCTGGGGCCCGCTTCTGTGCCCATTTAACAATTATGGGAATTGTTGCTGGTCTGATATATTAGAAAACTTATATGATCACATTAATAAAGaccattatgaaaatttattggagATGGAACAAGTTGTTATACCATTTACAGGTGAAGATTTTGAAGATTGTTTTgtactgaaatttaatttaaaattgtttatgctGCATTTGGAGTATGAAGAAAACGTCTTCAAGTTTGCAATACAACTCCTTGGCCAAAGAGAAGAATGTGCAAAATATAAGTtcaatattgatataattgattttagcCAACAGAATCGCCGCTTTTACTTCTCTGACATCTGCTCCAAATACACCCCCAAGGAAcaagcttttattaatgaaaattattatacagttAATTATGAGCAAATAAGAAATATGATTACTGACTGTTTTGGATTTAGACTGTCtatatgtgttatttaa
- the LOC109598289 gene encoding uncharacterized protein LOC109598289 isoform X1 has protein sequence MANQFCIPPEVMETLKCSQCKNYLSTFPIYMMDSDQSICGRCPVVQCDKLIRDEAYENIAQYIIFPCSYAKNGCEQKLNPLDLKGHEVNCEYRQFECPSKHYTKCKWEGSSKELEEHFKANHSDLLIEDSRFNLSFMNSHKENLLLVHESTLFVVTKEIDSKKRTLCCTVKNILLDDDDNNYNYRLVLESGNRNYTHKCSEKSTVSSNDENLTKITADFVLEQLGNPETMVARIDIVKSSSNSYFTSKKEEEVVSDINFDMLKELECPKCSDYMVSTIFQCSDGHSFCNDCKNEGECVLCPDKKEIKETRNYSLEKFATYFQFPCKYRKAGCFFLGKNNTIQQHQQFCKFGLYMCPVNGFEDCKWKDSLDAIVAHVNKAHSNSMLKSDKINIPWHKDGMKEVLEYYFIIFSGNLFRVIYKYAADKMYWCVQYVGPAENCKNHKYEIDFIDNSDSNNRQFLRYNVVPMCDVNECFKVKGQYVTMYYDQLEEYITDTFSFRIRIFAQ, from the coding sequence ATGGCGAACCAATTTTGCATTCCCCCGGAAGtgatggaaacactaaaatgtTCCCAGTGCAAGAACTACCTGTCGACTTTTCCCATTTACATGATGGACTCTGATCAATCAATTTGTGGACGGTGTCCGGTCGTCCAATGCGATAAACTTATCCGCGACGAAGCATATGAGAACATAGCTCAATACATTATTTTCCCTTGTTCTTATGCAAAGAACGGATGCGAACAAAAGCTCAACCCCCTGGACTTGAAAGGTCACGAAGTAAACTGCGAGTATAGACAGTTCGAGTGTCCCAGCAAGCATTACACCAAATGCAAATGGGAAGGTTCTAGCAAAGAACTCGAGGAACATTTCAAAGCCAATCATTCAGACCTTCTCATCGAGGATTCTCGCTTTAACTTATCGTTCATGAACAGTCACAAGGAGAATTTGCTGCTGGTTCATGAATCCACCTTGTTCGTCGTAACCAAGGAGATTGATTCTAAGAAACGTACACTTTGTTGCACTGTGAAGAACATACTGTTGGACgatgatgataataattacaactacaggCTGGTATTGGAGAGTGGCAACAGAAATTACACACACAAATGCTCTGAGAAATCCACCGTCTCATCCAATGACGAAAACTTAACTAAAATCACCGCAGATTTCGTGTTGGAACAACTTGGTAATCCAGAGACCATGGTCGCCAGGATTGACATAGTAAAATCCTCGTCAAATTCGTATTTTACAAGTAAGAAAGAAGAAGAAGTCGTTTCGGATATCAATTTCGATATGTTGAAAGAGTTAGAATGTCCCAAATGCAGTGATTACATGGTTTCTACGATTTTTCAATGTTCGGATGGACATAGTTTTTGTAATGATTGTAAAAATGAGGGAGAATGTGTATTGTGTCCCgataaaaaggaaataaagGAGACGCGTAATTACTCTCTTGAAAAATTTGCCACCTACTTCCAGTTTCCTTGCAAATACCGAAAGGCTGGCTGTTTTTTCTTGGGAAAGAACAACACAATTCAACAGCATCAACAGTTTTGCAAATTCGGCTTGTATATGTGTCCTGTTAACGGATTCGAAGACTGTAAATGGAAGGATAGCTTGGACGCTATTGTGGCCCATGTAAATAAAGCTCACAGCAATTCAATGTTAAAGAGTGACAAAATCAACATTCCCTGGCATAAAGATGGAATGAAGGAAGTACTGGAATACTACTTCATCATATTTTCTGGAAATTTATTCCGGGTGATATATAAGTATGCAGCGGATAAAATGTACTGGTGTGTGCAATACGTCGGCCCCGCTGAAAACTGCAAAAATCACAAGTACGAAATTGATTTTATCGACAATTCCGATTCGAACAATCGCCAGTTCTTGAGATATAACGTGGTACCCATGTGCGATGTCAACGAATGCTTCAAAGTCAAAGGGCAATATGTTACCATGTACTATGATCAACTAGAAGAATATATTACCGATACATTCAGTTTCCGAATTCGTATTTTTGCACAATAA
- the LOC109598272 gene encoding poly(ADP-ribose) glycohydrolase isoform X1 has translation MDISKNHIKTWVGSSLQDICKGKGPWSFSISPLVPTKYHQVLYQIPVNLKTPPKPHIPAQTFHWDEDYVRMPYSVNNVFPVVENGISVLKPRWKLIIHAFSNPITSTKEFEVIVGSYNKNLPKFSALHTCINEVLDKEEKQYFFETLLPAIVKLALQLPEILPGNLPLLRKNHCKSVSLSQLQIASLLANAFICTFPWRKDMVQYPGVNFSQLFSADSTFSSEKIKCILHYFKRVTKNNPIGVVTFERKFIPRNNMPRWDYLDNNLGNTRVHIDSEGTIEDNGLGLLQVDFANKNIGGGVLGYGCVQEEIRFIICPELIISRLFVEQMGDQEAVVITGAERYSDYTGYAETFTFAGDHCDGTPHDDYGRRRTTLVAIDATHFGRPRDQFYPSAMLREVNKAFVGFGAREKEKENAAPVASGNWGCGAFRGDARLKALLQLMAVCAAGRDLVYYSFGDEEIKEDFYKMYLFLANNRITIKQLWRFLSKFSSSSLSSEKLYSFIQQSYFDSKNQPSIRKFLGCIAKPPKDMPSTSSSTSSIAPVQEAKQLDELDSCDAVIDMEGVETVDCDIQEDIIPETPPEEYVPKSRKVSLKSTKEEIAKKIPKNHDEIVSLLGLIDGNANKPKNRVVQDVTFLSELDKFRVNCKTRSVEMINCPNVTMDVEEDVTDDVILEKPQKRKITDYFSKHSKS, from the exons ATGGATATTAGcaaaaaccatataaaaacCTGGGTAGGAAGCAGTTTGCAAGACATCTGCAAAGGAAAGGGGCCTTGGTCATTTTCTATAAGTCCTTTAGTGCCCACAAAATATCATCAAGTACTGTATCAAATTcctgtgaatttaaaaacgCCCCCAAAACCTCACATACCTGCTCAAACGTTTCATTGGGATGAAGACTATGTTCGTATGCCCTATTCTGTGAACAATGTATTTCCAGTTGTGGAA aatGGAATTAGTGTACTAAAACCCAGATGGAAACTAATTATACATGCATTTTCTAATCCAATAACATcaactaaagaatttgaagtgATTGTAGGCAGTTATAACAAAAATCTCCCAAAATTCTCAGCACTACATACATGCATAAATGAA GTTTTAgataaagaagaaaaacagTACTTTTTTGAAACTCTTCTGCCTGCAATTGTTAAATTAGCTTTACAGTTGCCAGAGATTTTGCCAGGAAATTTGCCGTTACTTAGGAAAAATCACTGCAAATCAGTTAGTTTAAGTCAGCTGCAGATTGCATCTCTATTAGCAAACGCCTTTATTTGTACGTTTCCTTGGCGCAAAGACATGGTGCAGTATCCTGGAGTTAATTTCTCACA attattttctgCTGATAGTACTTTTTcttcagaaaaaattaaatgcattttgCACTATTTTAAAAGAGTAACGAAAAATA atcCTATTGGTGTTGTAACATTTGAGAGAAAATTTATACCTAGAAATAATATGCCAAGGTGGGATTATCTAGACAATAATCTTGGCAACACTAGAGTTCACATAGACAGTGAAGGCACAATAGAAGACAATGGTTTAGGTTTATTACAGGTTGATTTTGCTAATAA aaacATTGGAGGTGGAGTCTTAGGCTACGGTTGTGTACAGGAAGAAATTAGATTCATTATATGTCCAGAACTTATAATCAGTAGGTTATTTGTTGAACAAATGGGAGATCAGGAAGCAGTTGTGATAACAG gagCAGAACGATACAGCGACTACACAGGCTATGCCGAGACATTTACATTCGCTGGCGATCACTGCGATGGTACTCCACACGATGATTATGGTCGACGTCGCACCACCTTGGTGGCCATTGACGCCACTCATTTCGGGCGACCTCGCGACCAGTTTTATCCATCGGCGATGCTGCGCGAAGTCAATAAGGCTTTTGTCGGATTTGGTGCGCGGGAAAAGGAGAAGGAAAACGCTGCACCGGTTGCATCAGGTAACTGGGGATGCGGAGCATTTAGAGGCGATGCCCGCCTTAAAGCGCTCCTTCAGTTGATGGCAGTGTGTGCAGCAGGAAGAGATTTAGTATATTACTCATTTGGTGATGAAGAAATTAAggaagatttttataaaatgtatttatttttggccAATAATAGGATTACAATAA AACAATTATGGAGATTTCTAAGCAAGTTTTCTTCGTCCTCTCTTTCTTCAGAAAAACTCTATTCGTTCATTCAACAATCTTACTTTGACAGTAAAAATCAACCATCAATAAGAAAATTTCTCGGTTGTATCGCGAAACCACCCAAAGATATGCCTTCAACTTCATCATCAACATCTAGTATTGCTCCTGTTCAAGAGGCGAAACAATTAGACGAACTTGATTCTTGTGATGCTGTCATTGATATGGAAGGAGTAGAGACAGTGGACTGTGATATTCAAGAAGACATAATACCTGAGACGCCACCAGAAGAATACGTACCGAAATCGAGGAAGGTGTCATTGAAAAGCACAAAAGAGGAAATAGCAAAAAAGATACCTAAGAATCACGATGAAATAGTGAGTTTGTTAGGTTTGATTGATGGGAACGCAAATAAACCGAAGAATCGGGTCGTACAGGatgtaacttttttatcaGAATTGGATAAATTCAGAGTGAACTGTAAGACCAGGTCGGTAGAAATGATCAATTGTCCCAACGTGACAATGGATGTGGAGGAAGACGTCACGGACGatgtaattttagaaaaaccaCAAAAAAGGAAAATCACTGATTATTTTTCTAAGCATAGCAAATCgtaa
- the LOC109598272 gene encoding poly(ADP-ribose) glycohydrolase isoform X2 yields MVQYPGVNFSQLFSADSTFSSEKIKCILHYFKRVTKNNPIGVVTFERKFIPRNNMPRWDYLDNNLGNTRVHIDSEGTIEDNGLGLLQVDFANKNIGGGVLGYGCVQEEIRFIICPELIISRLFVEQMGDQEAVVITGAERYSDYTGYAETFTFAGDHCDGTPHDDYGRRRTTLVAIDATHFGRPRDQFYPSAMLREVNKAFVGFGAREKEKENAAPVASGNWGCGAFRGDARLKALLQLMAVCAAGRDLVYYSFGDEEIKEDFYKMYLFLANNRITIKQLWRFLSKFSSSSLSSEKLYSFIQQSYFDSKNQPSIRKFLGCIAKPPKDMPSTSSSTSSIAPVQEAKQLDELDSCDAVIDMEGVETVDCDIQEDIIPETPPEEYVPKSRKVSLKSTKEEIAKKIPKNHDEIVSLLGLIDGNANKPKNRVVQDVTFLSELDKFRVNCKTRSVEMINCPNVTMDVEEDVTDDVILEKPQKRKITDYFSKHSKS; encoded by the exons ATGGTGCAGTATCCTGGAGTTAATTTCTCACA attattttctgCTGATAGTACTTTTTcttcagaaaaaattaaatgcattttgCACTATTTTAAAAGAGTAACGAAAAATA atcCTATTGGTGTTGTAACATTTGAGAGAAAATTTATACCTAGAAATAATATGCCAAGGTGGGATTATCTAGACAATAATCTTGGCAACACTAGAGTTCACATAGACAGTGAAGGCACAATAGAAGACAATGGTTTAGGTTTATTACAGGTTGATTTTGCTAATAA aaacATTGGAGGTGGAGTCTTAGGCTACGGTTGTGTACAGGAAGAAATTAGATTCATTATATGTCCAGAACTTATAATCAGTAGGTTATTTGTTGAACAAATGGGAGATCAGGAAGCAGTTGTGATAACAG gagCAGAACGATACAGCGACTACACAGGCTATGCCGAGACATTTACATTCGCTGGCGATCACTGCGATGGTACTCCACACGATGATTATGGTCGACGTCGCACCACCTTGGTGGCCATTGACGCCACTCATTTCGGGCGACCTCGCGACCAGTTTTATCCATCGGCGATGCTGCGCGAAGTCAATAAGGCTTTTGTCGGATTTGGTGCGCGGGAAAAGGAGAAGGAAAACGCTGCACCGGTTGCATCAGGTAACTGGGGATGCGGAGCATTTAGAGGCGATGCCCGCCTTAAAGCGCTCCTTCAGTTGATGGCAGTGTGTGCAGCAGGAAGAGATTTAGTATATTACTCATTTGGTGATGAAGAAATTAAggaagatttttataaaatgtatttatttttggccAATAATAGGATTACAATAA AACAATTATGGAGATTTCTAAGCAAGTTTTCTTCGTCCTCTCTTTCTTCAGAAAAACTCTATTCGTTCATTCAACAATCTTACTTTGACAGTAAAAATCAACCATCAATAAGAAAATTTCTCGGTTGTATCGCGAAACCACCCAAAGATATGCCTTCAACTTCATCATCAACATCTAGTATTGCTCCTGTTCAAGAGGCGAAACAATTAGACGAACTTGATTCTTGTGATGCTGTCATTGATATGGAAGGAGTAGAGACAGTGGACTGTGATATTCAAGAAGACATAATACCTGAGACGCCACCAGAAGAATACGTACCGAAATCGAGGAAGGTGTCATTGAAAAGCACAAAAGAGGAAATAGCAAAAAAGATACCTAAGAATCACGATGAAATAGTGAGTTTGTTAGGTTTGATTGATGGGAACGCAAATAAACCGAAGAATCGGGTCGTACAGGatgtaacttttttatcaGAATTGGATAAATTCAGAGTGAACTGTAAGACCAGGTCGGTAGAAATGATCAATTGTCCCAACGTGACAATGGATGTGGAGGAAGACGTCACGGACGatgtaattttagaaaaaccaCAAAAAAGGAAAATCACTGATTATTTTTCTAAGCATAGCAAATCgtaa